Part of the Camelus bactrianus isolate YW-2024 breed Bactrian camel chromosome 6, ASM4877302v1, whole genome shotgun sequence genome, AGTTTCCTAAAGGACAGGTATGGGAATGGAAGGAATAAGAATGAATTGAAAAAGGAACACACACTGAAGGGAGATGAGACACAGCCTCACTCTCATCTGTGAGAGTGGGATTGGTTCTCACATCGCAGTCGGCCTGCACACCCAACAGGCAGAGCTTCACCCAGAACTGGGGCAGCTACTGAAAAGTCAACTTGATATGTCAGTTGGGATATTCTTTGCATTCTGTAGCTCCTCAAGGTTCCATCAAAGCACGTCTGAGTCTCAACCACCTAACACAGTGCAGCCCTAAGTCACGCAGAGGCGTCTGCCTGTTTCACGACCCAGGCCGACTAACCCAACCTAAACTACAACTCGAAATTTCCGGAAGAGGAATAGAGGTTAGAAACGACAATTTTCAGGATGTTCCCTAGTACCAACTTCTGCCCACCCAGTACAAACGTAGACATCCGTAATTGAGGCCCTATCAAAATTCAGAGGGTCCGAAGTCTGTTTTCCCAATGaagcatttcatttttgtttatcttaGGGGccgagattttttaaaaagatagtaggcaggaaaaaaaacccacaaccgGTTGTTATGACGACCAAACGGGTCTGGAAAATTCAGCCAATCAGCCTGCGGGAATGCCTCCGGATCAGCCAATGGGAAGAGCGCGTCGTACGTAGGGCCGCCCAATGGGGCCGCGAGCTGCGCGGTATTTGAATCCTGGAGCTAGGCGACTTCGCGAATATCCCCAGCGGTGCTGTCCGGGAGAGAAGTTGTAACCGCGCTGCGGTAGTTAGTGCTCTCGGTTTTCAGTCCGCGTCCCTCCTTGGGCCGGGCTGCCACTCGTGCCTGTCCCGTTCCTCATGGCGCTGCTCCGACGCCCGACGGTGAGTGGGCCGGCGACCCAGCCACGGCCTGGGCCCCGGCCGCGCAGCCCCTCGCCCGcctctggcttctctctctctctctcctctgctcgGAGCTTCTTCATCCCAGCCCGTGCCGCTTTCCCTTCTTCCCGGCTGCCCAGGGCCTGCGGCCTGTCCTCTGGCCGGCCTCCCCGCCTCGCTTCCGCTCTCCCGTCCAGCTCCTGGCTTGGCCGTCTCTGCCCCGGGGCTGGGGAAGGGTTGGAAAGCGCCTCGGGGCCGGCACTTGTCGCGGGAGCCTCCCGAGCGCCGGGCCGAGGACTCAGCGAGCGATCCCCGAGGGCCCATTGTCGTTAAGAGAGTTAGCTAAATACAGCTTCTTGGGGTTCCGCTGCTCTGTTCTCAAACTCCTTGCCAGCTAAGGGATCcgtggtggggatggggggaagGAGTGGAAGAAATTCACAGGCTGTAGAGTGCTATGgctgtttttcagatttttttttcacatttcgcTCTATATGAGTTTCCTATTTACTCCTGCACACGAAGTCTTCCAGGCTAAGTTCACTAATGTATGggtttttcccttaaaaaatgtGTGATAGAGATTTTGCATTTAATTTGGAGCACTGTGGCAGACTGAGAGAGAAGGGtccaaattcatttatttcatctcTGCAAACAACAAAGTGTTAAtggtattttggatttttttatggATTTGAATTGAGCCTGGGTCTACTTTTTTCTTTGCTGAAAAATAGAGGGCCATGGCACACCTGAACTCCATTCTCCTGGCTGTAGGCTAGTTAAAAGCTGCCCATTTTCCCTTCCAGGTGGGTTTAATTTAGTCAGATTACCAGGCTTCAATCCATAAGCATTaaactttaaaacacttttttaaaaactggcagtAACTGCTGGAAAAATGGAACAGTGTGACTTTTGAGAATCCTAGTGAGTTGAATACATTCAGTATTTAGTTGCTATCCTTTTGTGAGTCTGAGTCAAACTGTTAAGTAATTTTTGTCTATCCCATAAAGTTCTTTCATAGTCAAGTTCTTTTTATTCAGGAAAGGCTTTAGTTTTTCCCTACCTCTCTTTCTGACCTGGTAAGTCCATTAAAACTCTCTGTTGGAAAGTTTTTTTAGGATTAGGACCCCCAGTTCTCAGGAATAGTACATgctgttttgttgtgtttttttttccccatgaaatgTTTATCACCTAcaataaaatacacttttttgtgtgtgaattgCTTTTCCTAACAGGTTTTGTTTCTAAGCACATTCTGTCTAAAGCAGATTAAGGTCAAATAacgattttttttatttcatataattccAACTTTCTCTGAATTTGAGATAAAACTATTTTACTcataaaaactattttctttctaaatatccTTAGAAGAAGAGAGAGTGCATGCTATGGCAGCCTCATTGTAAACTGCTGTGTCTCTAAAGATCGTGTCTACAggagcatttattatttctagcATGGTATAAGAATCAAAGCTAGTTTAGGTTTTAAGCAGCTCGTTTTCAAACAGCCAGACCTATTACAGCTTTTTAGTACTGTGTCTTAATTACATTTGTTACTCATCTCTGTCTAGGAAGGCTTTTAAATAGTTGCCTTTAGTAGGCAGGGATCTCTAGTAAGTGACATGTGTACTATATGAGACATAATCACTTATCGGTGAAGCTCTTAGTGAGGTTTTTTTTCCGCTAAGTAAGTTGGGTGAGTGATTTGCTTAATTTACTGTAATGCTGTAAATCACATAGCATTTTTAGACTTGTCCCCTCTATTTTTCGCTTTCACAGATAGACCTCAGCATATTCACCTTTCCCAAATCAATTCTGAATTTGGATATTTGACATTAGCAAAGTATTATAAATTGTCTcaactttattaatttttttcctttttttttttttttttttaaggtttccaCTGATTTAGAAAATATTAACACAGGAGTTAATCCTAAACCTAAGAGTCATGTGACTGTCAGGCGGGCAGTTTTAGAAGAAATTGGAAATAGAGTTACAACCAGGACCACACAATTAGCTAAGGTAAGAACTGTGAAGACAGTACGCATCCACCCCGGGCTGATTGTATAGAGAGCTGAGGGGTGATACTGGCCGTCCTGCCCTATTCACGTTGCTTTTTCCTTGTAGAAAGCTCAAAACACCAAAATACCTGTTCCACCCACCAAAACTACCAATGTCAACAAGCACCTGAAACCTACCGCCTCTGTGAAGCCAGTGCAGATGGAAGTGTTGGCTCCAAAGGTAGGGAGTTCTGGGTTTACAGACTACTTACTGGGGTAGCCTGATTTGGGTAGACTGCAGGGCCGCCTTCATCATCATCGCAGCTCTTGAACATTCATAGCCAGAGCTTGACTTCGAGACAGCAGTGTGGAAAATGAACTTAGATATCTTCTTAGTGATGGTACCTTCGTACAGTGTTATGAAAGTTAATTACCTCAATACCCAAATAAATTTAGTGACCTCAGAGGAAAATTGAGTAGATTTTATTGAAATGGTTCACTGTGAGAATGAACTTGAACATGAAGCAGTGGAAGCTTACAATTCTGAGACCCTCACTCATGTAAGAACAAAGTCATGCCAGAATTCTGTGTTGATACATTGCAGTCTCTGACCGATTAGCTCAACTGGAGTTAGAACGCTGATGGATCCATGGGCCTGTTCCCCTTCCACCATGTTCAAGTTCATGCATGCTCTCATTTATGGATTACATGCATTCATATAATTACAGTGAAACAGGCACTGTTGTAGGTGCTGAGAATACAACAAAAACTACCTCACTCTTTCTAGttcaaaatatgtattattgtatgcttgaaatttttcaaaataaaaagttggatGTATTCGAGGAATGTGTTGCATACTTAGTATACACATCCAGTTGTGTTAAGGCTGATAGAGAGACATCTTGTTTTGAGGAGACTTATCTACAAGGGGTATCTGTACctgaaaattaaacatataaCCCTAGGAATGATGCTAGATGCCCTAGGCAATGGGTGACTGAATGCAAATTGCATATAAAGGAAGAAGAGAACCTGGAGGGATGGAGTGGTCTGGGGAAACTTCCTGGAGTAAGTGGGATTTTTAAGGATAGGGAGAAGCTGATAGGAAAGAGCACCTTTTGAGGGAACAAAGCAGCAGCAGGAATCAAGGCACTAAGGTGGACATAGCCTATGAATTACGTCCTTTTGGGCAAAGACCCAGCAAGTCCAAATTGGCTCAGAAGGTTtgaggaagcaggaaaaaaagttgAGAAGAAGGCTGCAGTTGGATTTGAAGGCCTTGAAATTTGGATTTTTATCCCATTAGGCAGTGAAGAACCTTTGAAAAGTTTTGAGGAGGAGAGAAGTGATGAAAGCAGGGTAGGGTGGCCAGGGAAGGGACATTAAGTAGGAGGTATTACAAGCAAGGCCGATGGGTGCCTTGAACCAGCCCAGATCTCCCCTAAGTGCTTACCCATATACCAGGATCTATATGGGTGCTAAGAAATACCGCTGACGGTGTTAGGATGTGCCAGAACTCCTTTCAGGGACATCATCCTGTGTTCAGAAGGAATTCTTTGGATATGTTGCTTGGTGTAGAGGAGTGAGACCCTTAAGCACTTGAGTATTCAAGAAACTATTTatggaataaattaataaaatataggaaATTCAGCAGAGTGAGGTCGCTTTATGGAAGGTGTCTCATTTGGCTTTAGATTTGTTGAGGTGATGGAGACAGCTGTTGGGGAATGCAGTTGGAAATGGGCCAGCAACTTCTGAAAGAGAGGAACAGATTTGCATGCTTTCTACttagaggtgatggttgcaaacaTGTTGTTTATAAGACAGGAGAAAAAAGCTTTGATTCCAGAACTAAAGCTCAGAACAGATCCTCAAGATCTACTTTCCTTTGATAGGACTTGCCTTGGAAGTTTCTAGTGACCTCCCAAATAACAAACCCAAAGCAGCTTTTCAGACCTTGATCTCTTGACCATTATACAGCATTTTATATGGGTGATGAGCGTGATTCCTCCCACATGTCAAGAGAGTGGCTTGGCAGTATATTTCAGATGGTTATTCTCCATACCCAGGaaggctgtttttaaaatttagcgTAAGATAATGATCAGCGGGACAGTCAAGGACCTTTAAACAGTTATAATGAATACCTcttattctctgttttatatCAGGAGGTCAGTTAAATCCATTTAATGAAATACTATGCAACCATAAATATCATGTTTCAGTAGAATATTTAAAGATATCAAAATGGATGTGACATTAATGGAAGAGTCAGATTATAACAATATAATGCAGTACAACTCtagatttacttttttaaaaatatatttttattgaagtataatcagtttacaatgttgtgtcaatttctggtgtacagcacaatacttcatgtaggaatatacatatattcgatttcatatttttcacaagttactacaagatattgaatatagtcccctgtgctatacaatataaacttgttagatttacttttaaaagtgTGCATTTATATGCAAAATATTGACGGTAGTTATTTTTGAGTATTATGTGGGACTTAAGattgattttcacttttttccttaaaatgttcaaacttttcattataggttcttaTTACTGTTCAAattggggaaaaaaggcaaattagaaaaacaaacaaacagaaacaaaaaatgttatgaataaaacaaaagggaaatttCCTCCCATAACCATGACAACTCCACTCTTTTGAGTTCCCCCATTGCCTTGACTGACTCCTTTTTCTCTCACTTCCTGAcagtatatttcaaaaattatggACCTACAGctcatttcatataaaaatcaCTTTTGTGGTTGAAACATGCTTCCTGTTTTAGAAGACATCAGGGATTAATGAACCATACCTGTTTCCAATCAaatacacttttctctgagaaacaGTGCAGAAGACACCAATAAGTCCACAATTCTGGGGAAGCCCGCCCTCTGGCAGATGAGCCCCTATGCAGGCTTGTCTCTGGTCAGCCCTCTGGCTTTTACTTTGTATCTGCTCTGTCTGCAGAGTAATTGCTATTTCTTTACAACCAATCCCCAGAGGTATGGAAATGCCAGATGGGCGCTGAATTTCTAGCAGCACTGAGCCCTGGAAAACCCCAGGAAGCAAACACGTTCGCAGACTGCTAACGGAATAGTTACCATCCTTTCTGTAAAGCTGGAAGGCAGGTTTCCTTCTCTGCAGCAGAGGAAGCACCTGGAATGCAAAGGGCCCTGGCTGAGACCCTGAAAGGATGCCGGCCATTCACAGGTGTTTGCAGAAGCTGATTATCCTACGGTTTTTGGAGAAAACTTTTTTGCTGACTCATGAGGCTTTGGCAAACACTGAGTAGTTTGAAAGGAAggagaagtgttttttttttatgcgCTTCTTCTACTGATGGGCACAGGGAAGCAAGGTGAATGAACCAGTGACTATCCCCAGGTAGCCCTCAATTTAAGTCAGGATGTCAGAGTAAAAGCATGTAGGAGAGGCAGATGCACGCTTAGGAGACATTCTGGGGAGTGGCAGCTGGAAGTTCTGATGAGGTTTTAGATTTAGGGATTTGATTTAAACACGACATTTAGTAATAGTCATTATTCAAGTATAAGAATCTCTTCTGGCCTAACTTTCCCTAATACAAAAGCTATATATAGAAGGAAATAAGCACAActgttcacattttttttaaagtgccttttatttttaattacacaagAAACATAgtcataaaaaagcaaaacaatatgAAATACGAAGAGTGCATAGAATAAAAGGTTGGTTCACTGTTACTGCTCCTCCTGCCGAAATCCCACCTGGTGGCATTCCCTAAAGCTAATCATGGTAACTAATTTTGCCTTTACCACTGAGCACACCTGTGAATGCATGTGTACACACTGCTGCAAATCGTGAAGTGTCAGATTGGAATCGACAATTTTTCTTAGTCCTCCCTTATTGCACTGAATTGACATTGTTTATTGCAAATTTCGTAAATAAAGGAACTCTGTTTTACCAAAACTTGTGTAAATACCCATATATTTGCATATTCATATTAGTCCATTCTTGTAAGACACCTGACTTGGTGAATGTCTGAGCTGGAACTTCAGCAGCCTTTACTCATTCTCCACCCACCCTCTTCCAAACAGCAGCACAATCTCACGTCTCCGTTGTTTCTGATGAGACTGTTCAGTTGCCTCTGACAACCCACAGAACTCATTCGTTAATCTAATTTGAAGGTTTCGTTCTTGGACCATTTTGGTGATGGTTCACTAGCTGGTGCCTTTTTTACCTTTGCATGCAGCAGGCACAGAACAGGACTGCACAGCCAGCTCACAGGGCTTAGGCTACAGTCTGCACAAGCAAGTGGGATCTTAGAATAATTAGATTATGTTAGAGTCCAAAAGGAATACTGCTGAGAAATTCTAAACCAAGGCCCAGAGCCATCATCCTTGTCTTATCCTATTGGCTTTTGGATATGGCTAAACTCAGGTGTAGTGCTGAATAGACACAGGTAAACATTTCAGGGGGCTAAGTCAGTCCATGAAGCACATAATGATAACCTCTGCCTTCTTAAACCAGGCTTCCTGGCACTGACTGCCCTTCCTGGGGAGAGTGGTGATGCTTATCCTCGAAATAGGTAACCTTAAAGTGAAGCTTACCTGTGCTTTACTAAAAAGCACATCTGATTTTAGTCATTCTTGCTCTGTTCCCCAGCGGGTCACTTAACTTCGgataaaatctaaactccttaGCCAGGTTCTTGCTCGCCTTTCCAGCCCTTTTCTCACACCTCCTGTGCTACTCCCACTGTCCCAAGTCAGCGTGCTGTTCCCAGACTTGCTTTGTTTCTTGGCTTCCCCTGGGACTTTGACTTGCATACTTTCGCCTACTCATTTCCTTTGAGGTCTTACCCTGTCTGGTAACCTTACTAGGTTTCTCCCTGGTACCCCAAGTGGCTCTTCTCATTCCTTCTGGCCCCCTTCTACAAGTTCTTAAGTTCTTGACTAAGTGAGAGATACGTGCATGCTTCTTGCTCACCTGGCACTTTCTCGGTTTAAGACCTTTGATTTAAGAGGGAAGGGCATGTTTTGAATTGCTGTGTATGTTCTGttgttttttgttactgtttcatCCTTCTCTAAGACTAGAAACTATAATCATTGAGCTTTAAGGTAAATCAAAATTGTTTATTAtactcccttctctttctttctatatttcaTGACTTTAATACATATCTTTACAGCCTAGCAGTCCTGTTAGGTTTTACTTTGAGAAGtacctcttattttttttaaaagtgatagTTTATTTATACTTCATTACTAAACACTTGTTTTATTAACTTCATACGTTTTTAATTCATGTGATTTTTATAAATAACCACCCAGTCagcacaagaaaataaaattctgggTGTGTACTTAGTCTTTGCTTCCTCCTTTTATTTGATTCATAGGCAGGAAtgtgcttttctgtgttttctttgccAAACAGTTTTTCATTTGAGAATAAATTAGTTGACGAGAAGACAACGTTCCACTTGCAGAAGAGACTGCTACTAAAGTGAACTGTCAGCTCTAGGAATCTGTACCTAGGCATCTaagtttctttcactcagtaaatatttattgagcacctactatgtgtcagggaTGACACAGGAATTTGAGATGCCTTAGTGGACTGAAATCAGTTTAAATTAATGTAAGCTTATAGATTTTACATTCTTGCAGAGGTAGAGGGTAAGTAATACACATATTGTATTAGAATAATATACTTCTACAGTGTATTAGAAGTTTATAGAATCTCTGGGGAAAAGCAGAGTAAGGTTAGACTAGGAGGCAGGTGGGAATTTTAAATAGGAGTGAGGTTAGACCTCACTGAGAAGGTAACACGGAAGCCAGACTTGACGCAGTTGAGGGAATTACCCAAGCGGGCACAGGGACAGTAGCCTTTTGGGAAGAGGGACAGTGCTTGCAGTGATGGAGCcccaggcaggaggctggggtgaAGCaagctgaggggagaggaggaggagacaggtcAGCAGGGGAAGATGGGAGGGCCGGGTCGTGCAGGGCCCGTCCACCATTGTGAGGACCCAGGTTTTCACTTTGAGTGAAATTAGagtgttgttttttgtttaaaaaattttttttaattttttttttttttttttttttggtgtagggaggtgattaggtttatttattttactttttagaggaggtactgaggattgaacccaggacctatgcatgctaagtatgcgcttTACCAcatgagctgtaccctctcccctgAAATGAGAGCATTTTTAAACAGAAGTATGTCTCCAAGAGCTTCATCCACTGCGTCTTGAATTATTCACCTCTCACTGTGAAATTTGTTTTGGCTTTATCGTTTATAAAAATGCATATGATGCTTTTAAACCGGTTGGCCCTGCATGTGTTTGCAATCAAGGCTGCGTCTAAGTAGTGACACTCGTGCTTTCATTTGTGGATATAGCGCCCTTCTCCCGCCCCTGAGGATATCTCCATGAAGGAGGAGAACCTCTGCCAGGCCTTCTCTGACGCCTTGCTCTGCAAAATCGAGGATATCGATAATGAAGATTGGGAGAACCCTCAGCTCTGCAGCGACTACGTGAAGGATATCTACCAGTACCTGAGGCAGCTTGAGGCGAGTGGGCCTTTGTGCTTTGGTGGTACAGCAGTGTGGAATGGACCACACAGCTGGGAAGGAGATGAGGTCAGCCTCTTAAACTTTTAATTCCACCAACAGGTTCTGCAGTCCATAAATCCACACTTCTTAGATGGGAGAGATATAAACGGACGTATGCGTGCCATCCTGGTGGACTGGCTGGTGCAAGTCCACTCCAAGTTTAGGCTGCTGCAGGAAACTCTGTATATGTGCGTTGCCATCATGGATCGATTTTTACAGGTAAGTCTGCTTCAGGAACTTCCTGCCCTCACTGGCTTACTGAACGTTGTATTTATGCAGTGCAGAGGCATGGTACCTCTGAGATTAAGACCAAAAGGCCAGTTTATGAGATGCCACAGAACTTCAGGTGCTAGAAAAGGAAGTAGTCCAAGTGTGTGATGCTCTGGTGATGCTGACCAGCGCTGGGCATTTCTGCTAGGTCAGCCTGCGGAAAAGGGCTCAGGGGAACGCCGTCTTACCACAATCATTCATCAGAGGAGACATACCAGCAGATGGTTTGAAAGTCCACCTGAAGCCTGTGGTGCGTTTGGAGACTGGTTCTCCAGGCTGGCTTGCACGCTTGCCATAGTGCAGTACTCTTTGGTGTTAAGCCCCTTCAGCTGAAAAATAAGGAGTTTGGCTAGAGAACTAAGCAGTTTCCAGCCAGCTGGGGCATTGAATCACTATAGAAGAGGGAGAAagcagaggttttaaaaaaaggGTGGAAGTACATGTGAGGAGTGTACTGAGAGTGTGAGGTCTAAAGTAAAGAGGAAGGTAAGAAATCAAGCTGAGAGGCAGAAGTGATCATCAAAATGTTTGTAACTGATAATGCAAAAACACTGACCAGTTAGAAGAAATGCCAGGCAGTAACCACAGTGTGTTAGCTACCACATGGTAGCCCTgcaggtaatttatttatttaaagtcaaCATTTTGATTATAGGTTTAGGCCAAGTTCAAATGCTGCCCAAGCAATACAGGGATAATTGTGTTGATAATAATGACCCCGAGATGCTGCAAGATGCTAAGTAAGCTTAGAGTCACTGGTTTCCATTATACAGTCCTCACTGAGTAGGAAAGCACTGTCTTATTTTTGGTAGATTTTCAATATTGAGAGTTGAAGCAATAAAAGCAAATTCccggtttaaaaaaagaagaagagaaacacACCCTAGACTGAGATTTTCCCTGACTCTGAAGCATCTTTGAATGATTCTTCAGGCTGAATAATGTGTGCACTTCTGGTGGTGAGGGTTAAGGAAACGCTTGAGACACCCCTTCCTCATCCCTAGGCGTCCACTGAATTCCTGCTTTTTTGCTTGCCTCATCCTGATTCAGACCATGCTGAGTGCCGTGTTGGGGCTTCCCCAGACTCTGAAACCAGGATGATGGGGGTGGAGCAGTGACTAGGAGTTTGGTTGTCAGGCTGATTCTTCCCTGTTCAGCAACTGAGTGATCTTGGACTGGTGTCTGATTCTCCTCTCAGGCCACCTGTTTGTAAGTGGGGGAATAAATACATACTGCCTAGATTCTCTGAGGATTTGTTGAGATGATTGTTTGAATCTTGGCACAGGGCCTGACACATGGCGAGCACTTCATGACAGCTGCTGTGAGTGGTGGGGGGTCTCAGGTCAACACTCAGGTCTCCTGTGTCTTTAAGAGGAGTGTGAGCACTTCTCCAAGACTTGGTTTCCGCTACTGTTCTTCCACCCAGAGCCCCCATTCTCTCCTTAGATACGACTTTTGACACATTCTTCTTCAATTAGGTTCAGCCAGTCTCTCGTAAGAAGCTTCAGCTGGTTGGGATTACAGCTCTGCTCTTGGCTTCCAAGTATGAGGAGATGTTTTCTCCAAATATCGAAGACTTCGTTTACATCACAGACAATGCTTATACCAGTTCCCAAATTCGAGAAATGGAaactctgattttgaaagaactgaaattcGAGTTGGGTCGACCTTTGCCACTACACTTCTTAAGGCGAGCATCAAAAGCCGGGGAGGTGAGTGCCACCAGTTCCGTAGGagactttattttgttctcttatCCCGCAAACGTTGGTCCAATGAAAGGAAAGCTTATGAATTTAAAGGGAGCACCTTTTAAATAAGTCCTAATGGTTATCTCACTAGTTCTTACGAGACAAAACCTCACATTCTGTGTCTGTAACATACTGCGGCCTAGAGCAGTGCCCGGGAAGGAGGAGTGAGTTCAGCGGGTTGGAGTTCCAAGGCCTTCACCCAGAATTTTGCAAGAGATACTAACAGCTGTGCTTCTTACCGTCCCTGGGTGTTCTTTCGTAGGTCGACGTTGAACAGCACACGTTAGCCAAATATCTGATGGAACTGACTCTCATTGACTATGACATGGTGCATTATCACCCTTCTAAGGTGGCAGCAGCTGCTTCCTGCCTGTCCCAGAAGGTTCTAGGCCAAGGAAAATGGGTGAGTATTGAATTTAAGAAGAAATTAGTTAGCTATATTTTAGGCCCTCTTGATATAAAAGGCCTTAGTAATTTTACAACACCATCCTTGTAGCGTTTGTTTTAAGTCCACAGGCTTAAAAGAACTGCTTGGAATGACTCAGGTGGAGACCAGGTGACTGCACTGTGGCACACAAACATAGAGTCGTAAAGAATGAGGAAGGCCACTAAGAACTGATATGCTAAGATTTCTGGATTATTTTGTGAAGTCAAACAACCAAGTTGTTAAGCACTCAAGATAAAGCAAGGCCAAAGCCTGACTGATTT contains:
- the CCNB2 gene encoding G2/mitotic-specific cyclin-B2, translating into MALLRRPTVSTDLENINTGVNPKPKSHVTVRRAVLEEIGNRVTTRTTQLAKKAQNTKIPVPPTKTTNVNKHLKPTASVKPVQMEVLAPKRPSPAPEDISMKEENLCQAFSDALLCKIEDIDNEDWENPQLCSDYVKDIYQYLRQLEVLQSINPHFLDGRDINGRMRAILVDWLVQVHSKFRLLQETLYMCVAIMDRFLQVQPVSRKKLQLVGITALLLASKYEEMFSPNIEDFVYITDNAYTSSQIREMETLILKELKFELGRPLPLHFLRRASKAGEVDVEQHTLAKYLMELTLIDYDMVHYHPSKVAAAASCLSQKVLGQGKWNLKQQYYTGYTENEVLEVMQHMAKNVVKVNENLTKFIAVKNKYASSKLLKISTIPQLNAKAIKELASPLMGRS